Part of the Sorghum bicolor cultivar BTx623 chromosome 1, Sorghum_bicolor_NCBIv3, whole genome shotgun sequence genome, CAACACACAACACCATAGTCCATAAACCTCATTGAGCGACACAACACACATATTCAGGATATTAGAAATGACATGTTGCCATAGGAGCACCGGATTAACTGGGATGCCCACAGCAGCGAATTTTGCAACAGTTTAACTCCATTGTGGTTATAATCTTATTTCCAGCTAAGGGTTTGCCATCAGGATCGTGACCGTATATTTGTTCGACAGTATGGGCAGTCTGCACATTTCCGCACCCATGGCTCCAAGCATGTTGAGTGGAACCTGTGGCCACAGCGCAACCTTATCAGCTCATCTCCATCATAAAATCCATCAAGGCAAATAGAACATTCTGATGATGCTTCTCTGTTATCATCTTTGCTAGCCTCAAAAATCTCAATCTGCAAACGCAGGAAAGCCGCCTTGCTAAGTCCAGTTGACCGGTTGGAGTTAGTGGAACTGACAGTTGGTCTTTCTTCATCTGATTCACTGCTCGGGTGGAACGATGATGAGTGGGGCCGATTTGCCTCGTGCCTCGTTTCTCTATTTCTGAAGTCGATGATTCTAAACACATCGCTAGCAGAAAATTCATCTAATGAGATGGATGGCCTGGAGGCAGATGAACCAAGAGAAACGCCCC contains:
- the LOC8081858 gene encoding probable E3 ubiquitin-protein ligase RHY1A, translating into MTSASELFTARRGARGGRLSDPDPDPDPDPHADALRDQHGIGGRRRRRGCRPRRQLDAAGDVRQHLHTGAPPPRRRGSYTDQILSYIDNNNIGDSAARRNRLDRLMFRTNERLPGAVLQAQARVLERLRGVSLGSSASRPSISLDEFSASDVFRIIDFRNRETRHEANRPHSSSFHPSSESDEERPTVSSTNSNRSTGLSKAAFLRLQIEIFEASKDDNREASSECSICLDGFYDGDELIRLRCGHRFHSTCLEPWVRKCADCPYCRTNIRSRS